The Patagioenas fasciata isolate bPatFas1 chromosome 3, bPatFas1.hap1, whole genome shotgun sequence genome contains a region encoding:
- the AMD1 gene encoding S-adenosylmethionine decarboxylase proenzyme: MKENGAHFFEGTEKLLEVWFARQQPAQQEPHQSKGSGDLRTIPRIEWDKLLENVHCLIISVTKTDKQEAYVLSESSMFVSKRRFILKTCGTTLLLQALVPLLELAREYSGFDSIQSFFYSRKNFMKPSHQEYPHRNFQEEVEFLNEIFPNGAAYCMGRMNSDCWYLYTLDFPESRISNQPDQTLEILMSELDPVVMDQFYMKDGVTANDVTRMSGIRDLIPGSVIDATMFNPCGYSMNGMKSDGTYWTIHITPEPEFSYVSFETNISQTSYDDLIRKVVEVFKPGKFVTTLFVNQSSKCRTVFSSAQKIEGFKRLDHQIAQFSDYNFVFTSFTKNRQQQHS, from the exons ATGAAGGAGAACGGTGCACACTTCTTCGAAGGGACCGAGAAGCTGTTGGAGGTGTGGTTCGCCCGGCAGCAGCCCGCGCAGCAGGAGCCGCACCAGAGCAAGGGGTCCGGCGATCTTCGCACCATACCCAG GATTGAGTGGGACAAACTTCTGGAGAATGTGCATTGTTTGATCATAAGTGTGACAAAAACTGACAAGCAGGAAGCTTATGTACTCAG TGAGAGTAGCATGTTTGTCTCCAAGAGACGTTTCATTTTGAAGACGTGTGGTACCACCCTCTTACTGCAAGCACTGGTTCCCCTGTTGGAGCTTGCTAGGGAGTACAGTGGGTTTGACTCAATTCAG AGCTTCTTTTATTCACGTAAGAATTTCATGAAGCCTTCCCACCAGGAGTACCCACATAGGAATTTCCAGGAAGAAGTAGAGTTTCTTAATGAAATTTTCCCAA ATGGAGCAGCTTATTGCATGGGGCGTATGAATTCTGATTGCTG GTACCTGTACACCCTGGATTTCCCAGAGAGTCGGATATCCAATCAGCCTGATCAGACACTGGAAATTCTGATGAGTGAGCTTGACCCAGTAGTTATGGACCAGTTCTACATGAAAGATGGTGTTACTGCAAATGATGTCACTCGT ATGAGTGGAATTCGTGACCTGATACCAGGTTCTGTTATTGATGCTACGATGTTCAATCCTTGTGGGTATTCAATGAATGGGATGAAATCGGAT ggaaCTTACTGGACTATTCACATCACTCCAGAACCAGAGTTTTCTTATGTTAGTTTTGAAACAAACATAAGTCAGACCTCTTATGATGACCTGATTAGAAAAGTTGTAGAGGTTTTCAAGCCAGGAAAATTTGTGACAACTCTCTTTGTTAATCAG agcTCTAAATGTCGTACAGTGTTTTCTTCTGCCCAGAAGATTGAAGGGTTTAAGCGTCTTGATCACCAGATTGCCCAATTCAGTGATTATAATTTTGTTTTTACCAGTTTTACAAAGAATCGCCAGCAACAGCACAGTTGA